Genomic DNA from Pseudomonas fluorescens:
CATGGGTGTCTCCACGTTCTCTATGTTTGTTTGGGCACCATCACGGTGCCCACCGTTCCGTCCTGAAGCACTACAACCGACTGGCGCCGGGCATAACAACTTCGGGACAGTAGGAAGCAGGCGTTTAATGCCGCTTCCATCCGAAGTTCTCAGGTTGCGAGCGGGGCTCGAAACCGGGTTGCCGGGGTGGCAGCAATTGACTGCAACACCCGTACCGTTTCGGTCGTTTTCGACCTTGAAACAGTTGCCATCCGCAGGGGCGGTCTGGGCTTGGGGAAATACGGTGTTTCAGCTGGGCAGAAGCAAGAAAAGCGCTTGAATTCTCTGCCCGACTTGTGTTTGGTTTTTGGCCTGAAACCCTACATGTAGGGTTTTTTGCGCGGCGGGCTACAAGATAATGCGTTTTTGGGGGGTATGCAACGTGCTACCTGTGGATAAGCCTGTGCGTAATTTGTGTGCGAAACGTGGAACTGCTCTGTAGGCCGCGACCTAGCTGGAGTGGACCTTTTTTCATCGGTTTCGACGGTCTGAAAACTGCCCGATGGTTTTTTGCGGGCGCGGACGTTACCACATAAAACCTGCTTCGACCGAACGCATTTGTCCGCTTGTTTTCTAGGGGGGCGACGTTTATACAATCGGTCGGTGTGCTGGCATGTTTATCCTCCTTTGATATGACAAAAAGAGGAGGCTGTATTCGAATCTCTGGAATGAACACTGTTGTGGCCAGAGATTGCTCCCGCTCGATTGCGCAGCAATCGCAAAAAACAGGGGCCGCTTCGCAGCCCAGCGGGAGCAAGCTCCCTCGCCACGGGGTAGTGATCCTTCTGCAAGGGTTGTGGCCATCCGGTCCTTTATTTTCATAACAAAACGAGGCCCCCATGGAACAAGAAGCCTGGCAGGTATTGATCGTCGAGGATGACCAGCGTCTGGCCGAGCTGACCCGGGAGTACCTCGAAAGCAACGGGTTGCGTGTCGCCATCGAAGGCGACGGCGCGGTGGCGGCGGCGCGGATCATTGCCGAGCAGCCGGACCTGGTGATCCTCGACCTGATGCTGCCCGGCGAAGACGGCCTGAGCATCTGTCGCAAGGTGCGCGGGCATTATGACGGGCCGATCCTCATGCTCACCGCCCGCACCGACGACACCGATCAGATCCAGGGCCTGGACCTGGGCGCCGATGATTATGTCTGCAAGCCGGTTCGCCCGCGTTTGCTCTTGGCGCGTATCCAGGCCCTGCTGCGGCGCAGCGAACCGGAGCCGAGCGTCGCGCAGAAGCAGCGACGCCTGCAATTCGGCCCGCTGGTGGTCGACGACGCCCTGCGCGAAGCCTGGTTGCAGGGCAACGGTATCGAGCTGACCAGCGCCGAATTCGACCTGCTGTGGCTGCTGGTGTCCAATGCCGGGCGCATCCTGTCCCGGGAAGAAATCTTCACCGCTTTGCGCGGCATCGGTTATGACGGCCAGGACCGTTCCATCGACGTGCGCATTTCGCGTATCCGCCCCAAGATCGGCGATGACCCGGACCATCCACGGCTGATCAAGACCATTCGCAGCAAAGGCTACCTGTTCGTTCCTGAAGCCTGCGTAGACCCGGCACCGTGAACTCGATCTTCCTGCGTATTTATGGCGGCATGTGTGCCGCACTGGTGCTGGTGGCGGTCCTCGGCGTACTGGCCCTGCACCTGCTCAACCAGACCCGCAGCGAGCAATACCGCGAGCGCCTGGCCCACGGTACGTTTTCGTTGATGGCCGACAACCTGCGGCCGATGAATGACACCGAACGGCGGCGGGCGTTGCTGGTATGGGAGCGCCTGCTGGGCATTCCCCTGGCGTTGCAGACCTTTGCCCAGACCGACCTCGACCTCGGCCAGCGCACCCGCGTGCTGCGTGGCCAGGCCTTGGTGGAGCAGACCGGACCCCATGCGGCCAAAGTCTATCGGCTGGTCAGCGATGGCGAGCAACTGATGTTGGTGGGGGAAGTCCAGCAGATCAGCGAACAACTGGCCCGCGCGACCATCTATCTGTTGGCCGACGAGCTGGTGCGTTCCCCGGTGGCCGAACAACCCAAGCGGCTGGCGCAACTGGCGCAGGAAAAAGGTTTTGGTTTCGATCTGCGACTCATGACCGCCGAGCAGGCGGACATGGATGAAGACCAGCGCCGTCGTGTGTCCGAGGGCGATACGGTGATGGCGTTGGGCAAGGGCGGCGACTCCATCCGGGTCTTCGCCGGCATGGTCGGCACGCCGTGGGTGCTGGAGATTGGTCCGCTGTACCAGATGAACCCTTATCCGCCGCAATGGCTGGTGCTGATCGCGGCGCTGGGCTTGAGCCTGATCGGCTTGATCGTCTACCTGTTGGTGCGCCAGTTGGAGCGGCGCTTGCGCGGCCTGGAGTCGGCCGCGACCCAGATCGCCCAGGGCAGTTTGGAAACCCGGGTACCGGCCCGAGGTGCCGACTCGGTGGGGCGGTTGGCCGCTGCGTTCAACGGCATGGCCGAGCACTTGCAGCAATTGTTGGCCATCCAGCGCGAGCTGGTGCGGGCGGTGTCCCACGAATTGCGTACCCCGGTGGCGCGCCTGCGCTTCGGCCTGGAAATGCTCGGCAGCGCCACCACGCCCCAGGCCCGGGACAAATACCTGGCGGGCATGGACCACGACATCGAAGACCTGGATCGGCTGGTGGACGAAATGCTCACCTATGCGCGACTGGAACAGGGTTCACCGGCCCTGAATTTCCAGCGGGTGGACCTGGATGCGCTGGTCAATCAAGTGATCGATGAACTGGGGCCGTTGCGGGCCGGGATCACGGTCGAGCGCGGTCTATGCCTGTCGGCCGTCGATTGCGACGGCGCCTGGGTCGAGGCCGAGCCACGCTTTCTGCATCGGGCCCTGCAGAACCTGGTGGGCAACGCCATGCGTCACGCCAGTTCCCGGGTCACTGTCAGCTACCAGGTGGGTCAGTTGCGTTGTCGGGTGGATGTGGAGGACGACGGGCCTGGTGTGCCGGAAGCGGCATGGGAGCGGATCTTCAAGCCCTTCCTGCGTCTGGATGACAGCCGCGCCCGGGCGTCGGGCGGGCATGGGCTGGGGCTGTCGATCGTGCGGCGGATTATCCACTGGCATGACGGTCGGGCGTTGATCGGCAAGAGCAAGAGCCTGGGCGGGGCTTGCTTCAGTTTGAGTTGGCCGAGGCATCAGGACAGGTCTTGATAGGTGGGCTCCCAAACCCACAACTCTCAGGCTTTGATCCCCACCAGGCTCAATAGCTGCCCATCCTTCACCCCGAACTGCGCCTGCAGTTCGCTGCCATGACGCCACTCGGCCGACAGGTCCGTCAGCAACCGCAGTCGCACCTGTCCGTCGTGTGTCCATTCCAGCACTTCGGCATGCTCGAAATAAAAGCGCTGCCTGACGATGGGATACAGCGCCTTGAACAAGCTTTCCTTCACTGAAAAGGTCAGGGTGACCAGCAAGGCCCGCTCGTCATGCGCAAGCGTTGCCATGCGCAGCAGCTCCGGCGGGGTGAGGATTTCACCGGCCAGGCGCTCGGCGCGTTCGGGGTCGAGCAGGTTTTCCACGTCCATGCCCAAGCCTTGCCAGTGGTCTTTTTTCGCGACGATGGCCGCGGCCCGGCCCGTGCTGTGGGTGATCGAGCCGCTGACATGGGCCGGCCACACGGGGGCGCGGTCCTCGCCAATGGCCGGCACGCAGGTCTGGCCGTCCAGCTGGCGAAGGGCTGCCCGGGCGCAGATCCGCCCGGCCAGGAATTCAGCCTGACGCTTGGCCACCGATCGCTGGATGCTCGCCGGTGGTTCGATGGCGCTGTCGGGGAAGTCGGTGCCTACCAGCAGCAACGGGTCGAAGCGGGTGCTCAGCAGCACCGTATCGGGCAGCGCATCGGGCAAAAGCCAGTGTTCATCCAGAGGCGAGCAACAGGCGGGCAGGGTGGGGAGTGTCTTCATGCCCGGCATTTTGCCGGGTTGACGGGAGGCTGGGTAGTGGGGCAAGCCTGAGTGGCGCAAGTGAGTGGAAAAGAAGCTTCTGTGGCGAGGGAGCTTGCTCCCGCTGGGCTGCGAAGCAGTCCTGAATCTGACAGCTCGGAGTATCAGATTGAACGCGTCGCTGCTGTTGGGGCTGCTGCGCAGCCCAGCGGGAGCAAGCTCCCTCGCCACAGGGTTATGCGTCAGTCAAAAACTTTCTTGAAGAACTTCTGCATATCCGCCCACGATTTCTCATCGGCTTCCTTGTTGTAGCCAATGTCCGGCCCGCCATGTTCGCCGTGGCTCAAACGGTCGGCGTCCGGGTTGCTGAAGCCGTGTTTGGCGCCTTCGAGGTTGACGAATTTATAGTCGGCGCCGGCCTTGTCCATCTCGCTCTTGAACGCGGTGACGTTGTCCTGGGTGACCATGCTGTCCAGGGCGCCATGCTCGACCAGCACCTTGGCCTTGACGCTGCCAGGTGTTGCCGGGGTGTTGGTCACCAGCGCACCGTGGAAGCTCACCACGCCGGCCAGCGGCACACCCTGGCGCGCCGCATCGAGTACCACCTTGCCGCCGAAGCAGTAGCCGATGGCAGCGAGTTTGTCCGGATCAGTCTGGGGTTGTTTCTTCAGTAGGTCCAACCCCGCCTGGAAGCGTGCGCTGGCGGCCTTGCCGTCCTTGAGCGCCGCCTGCATGAAGGCCATGGCGTCCTTGGGGTGCTCGGTGTTCTTGCCGTCGCCGTACATGTCGATGGCCAGGGCGCTATAGCCCAGGCCGGCGAGGTCACGGGCACGGCGCTTGGCGTAGTCGTTCAACCCCCACCATTCATGCACCACCACCACGCCCGGGCGCGGGCCCTTGACGGTGTCGTCATACGCGTAATAGCCGATCAGCTTGGTGCCGTCGGCACTGGTGTAGGGGAGCTCCTGGGTCTGGATGGCGGCTTGGCTCACGCCGCTAATGGCCAGAAGTACAACAGCAAGCAGCCTGCGCATGATGGATCTCCTTAAAAAGTGCTGAGACAGGACACTCTAGCCGATTCATTCAGCGAAGGTTCAGAGAACGTTCAAGGGGGGTTCAGGGAGCGCTGGTTAAGGTGACGGCGACTTCACAATTCACCCACGCTGCAAAGGAACTCGATCATGACTGCTATGAAAAAACTGCTGTTGGCTTTCACCGTGCTGGGCGCCAGCGCCCTGGCCCACGCCGATGACAACTTCGCCAGCCTGACCCTCGGCCAGACCAGCGACAAGGTGAAGAAGTCCAACGCCTTGGACAGCGCCCTGAACAACCCGAACGCCGACGGCGTCATCGGCAAGGACACCACGTATGGCCTGCGACTGGGCAAGCAAAACGACCAGGGCCGCTACTACGCCACCTACGACAACGTCTCGGGCACCCACAACGGCATCAAGCTGCGCCAGGAAAACCTGCTGGGCAGCTACGATGTGTTCTATCCGGTCACCAGCAGCACCAAGCTGTTCGGTGGCGGCACGGCGGGCCTGACCAAGCTGACCCAGGATTCTCCCGGCTTCAGCCGCGACAGCGACATTGGCTACGCAGTGGGCTTGCAAGGGGGCGTGCTGCA
This window encodes:
- a CDS encoding response regulator, whose translation is MEQEAWQVLIVEDDQRLAELTREYLESNGLRVAIEGDGAVAAARIIAEQPDLVILDLMLPGEDGLSICRKVRGHYDGPILMLTARTDDTDQIQGLDLGADDYVCKPVRPRLLLARIQALLRRSEPEPSVAQKQRRLQFGPLVVDDALREAWLQGNGIELTSAEFDLLWLLVSNAGRILSREEIFTALRGIGYDGQDRSIDVRISRIRPKIGDDPDHPRLIKTIRSKGYLFVPEACVDPAP
- a CDS encoding ATP-binding protein, whose amino-acid sequence is MNSIFLRIYGGMCAALVLVAVLGVLALHLLNQTRSEQYRERLAHGTFSLMADNLRPMNDTERRRALLVWERLLGIPLALQTFAQTDLDLGQRTRVLRGQALVEQTGPHAAKVYRLVSDGEQLMLVGEVQQISEQLARATIYLLADELVRSPVAEQPKRLAQLAQEKGFGFDLRLMTAEQADMDEDQRRRVSEGDTVMALGKGGDSIRVFAGMVGTPWVLEIGPLYQMNPYPPQWLVLIAALGLSLIGLIVYLLVRQLERRLRGLESAATQIAQGSLETRVPARGADSVGRLAAAFNGMAEHLQQLLAIQRELVRAVSHELRTPVARLRFGLEMLGSATTPQARDKYLAGMDHDIEDLDRLVDEMLTYARLEQGSPALNFQRVDLDALVNQVIDELGPLRAGITVERGLCLSAVDCDGAWVEAEPRFLHRALQNLVGNAMRHASSRVTVSYQVGQLRCRVDVEDDGPGVPEAAWERIFKPFLRLDDSRARASGGHGLGLSIVRRIIHWHDGRALIGKSKSLGGACFSLSWPRHQDRS
- a CDS encoding 4'-phosphopantetheinyl transferase family protein; this encodes MKTLPTLPACCSPLDEHWLLPDALPDTVLLSTRFDPLLLVGTDFPDSAIEPPASIQRSVAKRQAEFLAGRICARAALRQLDGQTCVPAIGEDRAPVWPAHVSGSITHSTGRAAAIVAKKDHWQGLGMDVENLLDPERAERLAGEILTPPELLRMATLAHDERALLVTLTFSVKESLFKALYPIVRQRFYFEHAEVLEWTHDGQVRLRLLTDLSAEWRHGSELQAQFGVKDGQLLSLVGIKA
- a CDS encoding dienelactone hydrolase family protein, with translation MRRLLAVVLLAISGVSQAAIQTQELPYTSADGTKLIGYYAYDDTVKGPRPGVVVVHEWWGLNDYAKRRARDLAGLGYSALAIDMYGDGKNTEHPKDAMAFMQAALKDGKAASARFQAGLDLLKKQPQTDPDKLAAIGYCFGGKVVLDAARQGVPLAGVVSFHGALVTNTPATPGSVKAKVLVEHGALDSMVTQDNVTAFKSEMDKAGADYKFVNLEGAKHGFSNPDADRLSHGEHGGPDIGYNKEADEKSWADMQKFFKKVFD